The Primulina tabacum isolate GXHZ01 chromosome 7, ASM2559414v2, whole genome shotgun sequence genome includes a window with the following:
- the LOC142551236 gene encoding pentatricopeptide repeat-containing protein At4g32430, mitochondrial, which yields MIPRRLKLKILNQVPIQGFGCSKNFGLFYHGHYPLDEIPKPCLPSVHNVMLNLIHQNRHDESISVFKKQNQKGLSNIDEVAITVALKACRGDTKLGSQIHGFVTASGYMSYVSVCNSLMNMYCKSRDLSKALSIFEDLAHPDTVSYNTVISGFEDSRDALFFACDMHSAAIGFDAITYTSVLAHCADCYELGFGIQLHCLVFMFGLNNEIFVGNALVTLYSKCEKLVEAEKVFFEMPHKDLVSWNSILSGYAQEGSYGSEAIIAFIQMVRGGISLDHVSFTSVITACSQKGNLDFGKQVHTLSMKRGYRTHVSVCNVLMSLYSKCAIVEDAQLIFENIVDRNVVSWTTMLTINEADAVNKFREMRRHEIYPNDVTFVGLIHAITTNSMVREGQVVHGLCIKLNFLSELNVANCFITMYGKFNFMEECIMVFEELNYRDIISWNALLSGYSLNGKYQEALQVFLLVSFESRPNLYTFGSVLHAIASSESLSLRQGQLCHCFIRKLGLNAHPVVSGALLDMYAKRGNICESQKIFSELTEKSQVSWTAIISAYCRHGDYESVMNHFKEMVMEDVKPDSITFLSVLTACSRNGMVDSGLEIFSSMINDHSIEPTPEHYSCVVDMLGRAGRLDAAEQFMNQIPGGPGLSVLQSLLGSCRIYGNVEMATKVSEALIAMEPNESGSYVLMSNLFAEKGKWEKVAKLRAMMRDRRVTKEIGFSWADIDHVDDSAYLHGFSSGDKSHSMCKEIYWMAELLGSEMKRRREYHATFVNKRHEFSVALISSS from the coding sequence atgatacCCCGCCGACTGAAACTCAAAATCCTCAACCAAGTACCGATACAAGGATTTGGATGTAGCAAGAACTTTGGCTTGTTTTATCATGGGCACTACCCGCTTGATGAAATTCCGAAGCCATGCCTTCCATCTGTTCACAATGTCATGCTCAATCTCATACACCAGAATCGCCATGATGAGTCGATTAGTGTTTTCAAGAAACAGAATCAAAAGGGTCTCTCCAATATTGACGAAGTTGCCATTACTGTTGCCCTTAAGGCTTGTCGTGGGGACACGAAACTTGGTTCGCAAATCCATGGTTTTGTTACAGCTTCTGGTTATATGTCTTATGTCTCTGTGTGTAACTCTCTGATGAATATGTACTGTAAATCACGGGACTTGAGCAAGGCTTTATCTATCTTCGAGGACTTGGCGCACCCTGATACTGTTTCTTATAATACGGTTATATCAGGGTTTGAAGATAGCAGAGATGCACTGTTTTTTGCTTGTGATATGCATTCGGCAGCTATTGGTTTTGATGCGATAACTTATACTAGTGTACTTGCGCATTGCGCTGATTGTTATGAGCTGGGTTTTGGGATTCAGCTGCATTGTCTTGTTTTCATGTTTGGTTTGAACAATGAGATTTTTGTCGGAAATGCGCTAGTGACATTGTACTCAAAATGTGAAAAACTTGTGGAAGCTGAAAAAGTTTTCTTTGAAATGCCTCACAAAGATTTAGTTTCTTGGAATTCAATACTCTCGGGCTATGCTCAGGAGGGGAGTTACGGATCAGAAGCCATTATAGCATTTATTCAAATGGTGAGAGGGGGCATTTCTCTGGATCATGTCTCATTCACTAGCGTAATTACAGCTTGCAGCCAGAAAGGAAACTTGGATTTTGGAAAGCAGGTGCATACTTTGTCAATGAAAAGAGGGTACAGAACACATGTTTCGGTTTGTAATGTTCTGATGTCATTGTATTCAAAGTGTGCGATTGTTGAAGATGCCCAATTGATCTTTGAGAATATTGTTGACCGGAATGTGGTTTCGTGGACCACAATGCTTACCATAAATGAGGCCGATGCTGTGAACAAATTTAGGGAGATGAGAAGACATGAAATTTATCCAAATGATGTTACTTTTGTTGGGTTAATCCATGCCATAACAACAAATAGTATGGTGCGAGAAGGCCAAGTGGTACATGGATTATGTATCAAGTTAAATTTCCTCTCAGAATTGAATGTCGCAAATTGTTTTATTACTATGTATGGTAAGTTTAACTTCATGGAAGAATGCATTATGGTTTTTGAAGAGCTCAACTACAGAGATATTATATCATGGAATGCTCTATTATCCGGCTATTCGCTAAATGGAAAGTATCAAGAAGCTCTACAGGTGTTTTTATTGGTTTCGTTTGAGTCAAGACCAAATCTTTATACATTTGGAAGCGTCTTGCACGCAATTGCCTCTTCTGAATCACTTTCTCTAAGGCAGGGCCAACTTTGTCACTGTTTTATAAGAAAACTAGGATTGAATGCCCATCCTGTTGTTTCTGGTGCACTCCTCGATATGTATGCAAAGCGTGGGAACATATGTGAATCCCAGAAGATCTTCAGTGAGTTGACAGAGAAAAGCCAAGTTTCTTGGACTGCAATAATCTCAGCCTATTGTAGGCACGGGGACTATGAATCAGTCATGAATCATTTCAAAGAAATGGTTATGGAAGATGTGAAGCCTGATTCAATAACATTCCTCTCAGTGTTAACAGCATGTAGTCGGAATGGCATGGTTGATTCAGGGCTTGAAATTTTCAGTTCAATGATCAACGACCATTCTATCGAACCTACCCCTGAGCATTATTCTTGCGTTGTTGATATGTTGGGCCGTGCAGGTAGGCTGGATGCAGCTGAACAGTTCATGAATCAGATTCCTGGAGGTCCAGGATTATCTGTGCTCCAAAGCTTGCTAGGTTCTTGTAGGATTTACGGAAATGTGGAGATGGCTACGAAGGTTTCCGAAGCTTTGATTGCTATGGAACCCAATGAATCTGGTTCTTACGTATTAATGTCTAACTTATTTGCTGAGAAAGGGAAGTGGGAAAAGGTAGCAAAATTGAGGGCCATGATGAGAGATAGGAGAGTGACGAAAGAAATAGGTTTTAGTTGGGCAGACATCGACCATGTCGATGATTCAGCATATTTGCATGGATTTTCGTCTGGTGATAAGTCTCATTCGATGTGTAAGGAAATCTATTGGATGGCAGAGTTGTTAGGATCAGAAATGAAAAGAAGAAGAGAATACCATGCAACATTTGTTAACAAGAGACATGAATTTTCGGTCGCCTTAATATCTTCAAGTTGA
- the LOC142551237 gene encoding uncharacterized protein LOC142551237 isoform X1 — translation MLEKIGLPPKPSLRGNNWVVDASHCQGCSSQFTFINRKHHCRRCGGLFCNSCTQSRMVLRGQGDSPVRICESCKALEEAARCEMRYGYKNRAGKGGSKLTSKKEEETFNQVLGDDNMAPSCSNIQEIVSQVEGDIVRNLSLEQPARSFSDVGAATPEDLRHQALVEKNKYRTLKADGKSEEALKAYKKGKELERQAGALELSIRKNRKKALSSSSMDDIQQNKDDFKAHIEKNKSVTRITKEKDDLSSELKELGWSDLDLRDTEKKPVALTLEGELSTLIKEVSQKPHRENQALSVEKAQVIFLKKNALELKRAGNLVEAKEELKKAKVLERKMEEEELLGQADDSDDELSLLMRGMTADENDDISARFKSDVNFDLDQFVVLSDDLGVHGNFEVTDEDMDDPEMASALKSLGWTEDTNGGDFLDDSVISNRESLVIEVQSLKREAVIQKRAGNTAEAMALLKKAKVLEKELEGSDTHGSLIVNQGSISQFVSEPSFSAKETVENLNPSNNTSGSKLAVQKELIYLKKKALSLRREGRFGESEEELKRAKVLEEQLEDMNKTPSITLPSTGNRQIPDKGNMTSGDGDEEEVTDQDMNDPSYLSLLKNMGWEDEDNAKVPSNTSKEKNKGSKYRSGSSIIETIFDVQAEKPRKSKSEIQRELLTLKRKALTLRRQGETEEADEVLKMAKSLEAQLQAYEEPTQPEVSYGNNEGSASVDALQNTVLSLRVDPHKNKIGDSRNLENVGLDKPEEIPHENDESFTHELTSSQAADTQPHFSFLQTEILAHKRKAITCKREGKLAEAKEELRKAKLLEKRVEEELSHTSTNFNNPSITKVSSSDKKEANTSSAVKPLSSRERFKLQQESLNHKRQALKLRREGKTAEADAELELAKALESQFQDSESLDSSKISEPVDDVGVEDFLDPQLLSALRSLGLEDSQNTYRDAERPEPPKSNVDNSNSERDQLMELWKAEKVKAVNLKRLGNQAEALDALRRAKLYEKKLQSLTSR, via the exons CCGCAGGTGTGGGGGCCTGTTCTGTAACAGTTGTACCCAGTCAAGAATGGTGTTACGTGGACAAGGTGATTCACCGGTGCGCATTTGTGAATCTTGCAAAGCATTAGAAGAGGCTGCACGATGTGAAATGCGCTATGGATATAAAAATAGAGCTGGGAAAG GTGGCTCCAAACTCACTTCAAAGAAAGAGGaggaaacatttaaccaagttcTGGGTGATGACAACATGGCACCATCATGCTCGAACATACAAGAAATAGTTTCTCAGGTTGAAGGAGATATAGTTAGAAATCTCTCTCTTGAGCAGCCTGCTCGATCATTTTCAGATGTTGGAGCAGCTACCCCTGAAGACTTGCGTCACCAAGCTCTGGTTGAAAAGAATAAATACCGAACTTTAAAAGCTGATGGAAAATCTGAAGAAGCATTGAAAGCCTATAAAAAGGGAAAGGAACTTGAGAGGCAGGCTGGAGCGCTGGAGTTATCTATCAGAAAAAATCGCAAAAAGGCTTTATCTTCGAGTAGCATGGATGAtattcagcaaaataaagatgattTTAAAGCACATATTGAAAAGAATAAGTCTGTTACACGGATTACTAAAGAAAAGGATGATCTTTCATCCGAACTCAAAGAATTGGGATGGTCAGACTTAGATCTTCGTGACACTGAAAAAAAGCCTGTGGCTTTGACTTTAGAGGGTGAGCTTTCTACTCTCATTAAAGAAGTCTCACAGAAACCTCATCGAGAAAACCAAGCTTTGAGTGTTGAAAAGGCTCAGGTTATTTTTCTTAAGAAAAATGCTCTTGAATTGAAGCGTGCGGGGAATCTCGTTGAGGCCAAGGAAGAATTAAAAAAAGCAAAAGTTCTTGAGAGAAAGATGGAAGAGGAGGAACTTTTGGGTCAGGCTGATGATTCTGACGATGAACTATCATTACTGATGCGTGGTATGACCgctgatgaaaatgatgatatttctGCAAGATTTAAATCTGATGTTAATTTTGATTTAGATCAGTTTGTAGTCCTTTCCGATGATCTTGGTGTTCATGGTAATTTTGAAGTGACTGATGAAGATATGGATGATCCAGAAATGGCTTCTGCTTTGAAATCACTGGGTTGGACTGAAGATACCAATGGTGGGGATTTTCTGGACGATAGTGTGATTTCTAACAGGGAATCATTAGTAATTGAGGTTCAATCTTTAAAAAGAGAGGCTGTGATACAAAAAAGGGCTGGTAATACTGCAGAGGCAATGGCACTGCTAAAGAAGGCaaaagtacttgagaaggaacTCGAGGGCTCTGATACTCACGGATCTCTCATAGTTAACCAAGGTTCTATCTCCCAATTTGTGAGTGAACCGTCCTTTTCAGCTAAGGAAACTGTCGAAAATTTGAACCCCTCAAACAATACCAGCGGTAGTAAACTGGCTGTCCAAAAAGAGCTTATATACCTGAAGAAGAAGGCTCTATCTCTCAGAAGAGAAGGCAGATTCGGTGAGTCGGAAGAAGAACTGAAAAGGGCTAAGGTTCTTGAGGAGCAGCTTGAGGATATGAATAAAACTCCCTCTATCACGCTGCCAAGTACCGGAAACAGGCAGATTCCTGACAAGGGGAATATGACTTCCGGTGATGGAGATGAAGAGGAAGTGACTGATCAAGATATGAATGATCCGTCTTATCTCTCTCTTTTGAAGAACATGGGGTGGGAGGATGAAGATAATGCGAAAGTTCCATCTAATACTTCTAAAGAAAAAAACAAGGGCTCAAAGTACAGGAGTGGATCCTCTATTATAGAAACTATTTTTGATGTCCAAGCTGAGAAACCTAGAAAAAGTAAGAGTGAAATCCAGAGGGAATTGCTAACATTGAAAAGAAAAGCTCTCACTTTGAGACGCCAAGGGGAGACCGAGGAGGCCGATGAAGTGCTGAAAATGGCAAAATCATTGGAGGCACAATTGCAAGCATATGAAGAACCTACACAACCAGAAGTTTCATATGGAAATAATGAAGGAAGTGCATCCGTTGATGCCCTCCAAAATACCGTATTATCGCTTCGGGTCGATCCGCATAAGAACAAAATTGGAGATTCAAGAAACCTTGAAAATGTTGGACTTGACAAACCTGAAGAGATACCTCATGAGAATGACGAGTCATTTACTCATGAATTGACTTCCTCTCAGGCTGCAGATACTCAACCGCATTTTAGTTTCCTCCAAACAGAAATCTTGGCTCACAAGAGGAAGGCAATCACCTGTAAAAGAGAAGGAAAATTGGCTGAAGCAAAGGAGGAGCTTCGGAAGGCAAAGCTCTTGGAAAAGCGTGTGGAGGAGGAATTATCTCATACAAGCACTAACTTTAATAATCCTTCAATAACTAAAGTCTCTTCCTCGGATAAGAAAGAGGCTAATACTAGTTCCGCAGTTAAACCATTATCCAGTCGTGAACGGTTTAAATTACAGCAGGAGTCCCTTAATCATAAGAGACAAGCACTGAAGCTTAGAAGGGAAGGAAAAACAGCAGAAGCTGACGCTGAATTAGAATTGGCGAAAGCCCTTGAATCTCAGTTTCAAGACTCGGAATCTTTGGATTCTTCTAAAATTTCTGAACCTGTTGATGATGTTGGTGTCGAGGATTTTCTTGATCCTCAGCTATTGTCTGCTTTGCGGTCACTTGGATTGGAAGATTCCCAAAATACATATCGTGATGCAGAAAGACCAGAGCCACCCAAGTCTAACGTAGATAATAGCAACAGCGAGAGAGATCAGTTAATGGAACTGTGGAAGGCTGAGAAGGTAAAGGCAGTGAACTTGAAACGTTTGGGAAATCAAGCTGAGGCGTTAGATGCCCTTCGACGTGCCAAGCTTTACGAGAAGAAGTTGCAGTCCTTAACTTCAAGATGA
- the LOC142551237 gene encoding uncharacterized protein LOC142551237 isoform X2, whose amino-acid sequence MVLRGQGDSPVRICESCKALEEAARCEMRYGYKNRAGKGGSKLTSKKEEETFNQVLGDDNMAPSCSNIQEIVSQVEGDIVRNLSLEQPARSFSDVGAATPEDLRHQALVEKNKYRTLKADGKSEEALKAYKKGKELERQAGALELSIRKNRKKALSSSSMDDIQQNKDDFKAHIEKNKSVTRITKEKDDLSSELKELGWSDLDLRDTEKKPVALTLEGELSTLIKEVSQKPHRENQALSVEKAQVIFLKKNALELKRAGNLVEAKEELKKAKVLERKMEEEELLGQADDSDDELSLLMRGMTADENDDISARFKSDVNFDLDQFVVLSDDLGVHGNFEVTDEDMDDPEMASALKSLGWTEDTNGGDFLDDSVISNRESLVIEVQSLKREAVIQKRAGNTAEAMALLKKAKVLEKELEGSDTHGSLIVNQGSISQFVSEPSFSAKETVENLNPSNNTSGSKLAVQKELIYLKKKALSLRREGRFGESEEELKRAKVLEEQLEDMNKTPSITLPSTGNRQIPDKGNMTSGDGDEEEVTDQDMNDPSYLSLLKNMGWEDEDNAKVPSNTSKEKNKGSKYRSGSSIIETIFDVQAEKPRKSKSEIQRELLTLKRKALTLRRQGETEEADEVLKMAKSLEAQLQAYEEPTQPEVSYGNNEGSASVDALQNTVLSLRVDPHKNKIGDSRNLENVGLDKPEEIPHENDESFTHELTSSQAADTQPHFSFLQTEILAHKRKAITCKREGKLAEAKEELRKAKLLEKRVEEELSHTSTNFNNPSITKVSSSDKKEANTSSAVKPLSSRERFKLQQESLNHKRQALKLRREGKTAEADAELELAKALESQFQDSESLDSSKISEPVDDVGVEDFLDPQLLSALRSLGLEDSQNTYRDAERPEPPKSNVDNSNSERDQLMELWKAEKVKAVNLKRLGNQAEALDALRRAKLYEKKLQSLTSR is encoded by the exons ATGGTGTTACGTGGACAAGGTGATTCACCGGTGCGCATTTGTGAATCTTGCAAAGCATTAGAAGAGGCTGCACGATGTGAAATGCGCTATGGATATAAAAATAGAGCTGGGAAAG GTGGCTCCAAACTCACTTCAAAGAAAGAGGaggaaacatttaaccaagttcTGGGTGATGACAACATGGCACCATCATGCTCGAACATACAAGAAATAGTTTCTCAGGTTGAAGGAGATATAGTTAGAAATCTCTCTCTTGAGCAGCCTGCTCGATCATTTTCAGATGTTGGAGCAGCTACCCCTGAAGACTTGCGTCACCAAGCTCTGGTTGAAAAGAATAAATACCGAACTTTAAAAGCTGATGGAAAATCTGAAGAAGCATTGAAAGCCTATAAAAAGGGAAAGGAACTTGAGAGGCAGGCTGGAGCGCTGGAGTTATCTATCAGAAAAAATCGCAAAAAGGCTTTATCTTCGAGTAGCATGGATGAtattcagcaaaataaagatgattTTAAAGCACATATTGAAAAGAATAAGTCTGTTACACGGATTACTAAAGAAAAGGATGATCTTTCATCCGAACTCAAAGAATTGGGATGGTCAGACTTAGATCTTCGTGACACTGAAAAAAAGCCTGTGGCTTTGACTTTAGAGGGTGAGCTTTCTACTCTCATTAAAGAAGTCTCACAGAAACCTCATCGAGAAAACCAAGCTTTGAGTGTTGAAAAGGCTCAGGTTATTTTTCTTAAGAAAAATGCTCTTGAATTGAAGCGTGCGGGGAATCTCGTTGAGGCCAAGGAAGAATTAAAAAAAGCAAAAGTTCTTGAGAGAAAGATGGAAGAGGAGGAACTTTTGGGTCAGGCTGATGATTCTGACGATGAACTATCATTACTGATGCGTGGTATGACCgctgatgaaaatgatgatatttctGCAAGATTTAAATCTGATGTTAATTTTGATTTAGATCAGTTTGTAGTCCTTTCCGATGATCTTGGTGTTCATGGTAATTTTGAAGTGACTGATGAAGATATGGATGATCCAGAAATGGCTTCTGCTTTGAAATCACTGGGTTGGACTGAAGATACCAATGGTGGGGATTTTCTGGACGATAGTGTGATTTCTAACAGGGAATCATTAGTAATTGAGGTTCAATCTTTAAAAAGAGAGGCTGTGATACAAAAAAGGGCTGGTAATACTGCAGAGGCAATGGCACTGCTAAAGAAGGCaaaagtacttgagaaggaacTCGAGGGCTCTGATACTCACGGATCTCTCATAGTTAACCAAGGTTCTATCTCCCAATTTGTGAGTGAACCGTCCTTTTCAGCTAAGGAAACTGTCGAAAATTTGAACCCCTCAAACAATACCAGCGGTAGTAAACTGGCTGTCCAAAAAGAGCTTATATACCTGAAGAAGAAGGCTCTATCTCTCAGAAGAGAAGGCAGATTCGGTGAGTCGGAAGAAGAACTGAAAAGGGCTAAGGTTCTTGAGGAGCAGCTTGAGGATATGAATAAAACTCCCTCTATCACGCTGCCAAGTACCGGAAACAGGCAGATTCCTGACAAGGGGAATATGACTTCCGGTGATGGAGATGAAGAGGAAGTGACTGATCAAGATATGAATGATCCGTCTTATCTCTCTCTTTTGAAGAACATGGGGTGGGAGGATGAAGATAATGCGAAAGTTCCATCTAATACTTCTAAAGAAAAAAACAAGGGCTCAAAGTACAGGAGTGGATCCTCTATTATAGAAACTATTTTTGATGTCCAAGCTGAGAAACCTAGAAAAAGTAAGAGTGAAATCCAGAGGGAATTGCTAACATTGAAAAGAAAAGCTCTCACTTTGAGACGCCAAGGGGAGACCGAGGAGGCCGATGAAGTGCTGAAAATGGCAAAATCATTGGAGGCACAATTGCAAGCATATGAAGAACCTACACAACCAGAAGTTTCATATGGAAATAATGAAGGAAGTGCATCCGTTGATGCCCTCCAAAATACCGTATTATCGCTTCGGGTCGATCCGCATAAGAACAAAATTGGAGATTCAAGAAACCTTGAAAATGTTGGACTTGACAAACCTGAAGAGATACCTCATGAGAATGACGAGTCATTTACTCATGAATTGACTTCCTCTCAGGCTGCAGATACTCAACCGCATTTTAGTTTCCTCCAAACAGAAATCTTGGCTCACAAGAGGAAGGCAATCACCTGTAAAAGAGAAGGAAAATTGGCTGAAGCAAAGGAGGAGCTTCGGAAGGCAAAGCTCTTGGAAAAGCGTGTGGAGGAGGAATTATCTCATACAAGCACTAACTTTAATAATCCTTCAATAACTAAAGTCTCTTCCTCGGATAAGAAAGAGGCTAATACTAGTTCCGCAGTTAAACCATTATCCAGTCGTGAACGGTTTAAATTACAGCAGGAGTCCCTTAATCATAAGAGACAAGCACTGAAGCTTAGAAGGGAAGGAAAAACAGCAGAAGCTGACGCTGAATTAGAATTGGCGAAAGCCCTTGAATCTCAGTTTCAAGACTCGGAATCTTTGGATTCTTCTAAAATTTCTGAACCTGTTGATGATGTTGGTGTCGAGGATTTTCTTGATCCTCAGCTATTGTCTGCTTTGCGGTCACTTGGATTGGAAGATTCCCAAAATACATATCGTGATGCAGAAAGACCAGAGCCACCCAAGTCTAACGTAGATAATAGCAACAGCGAGAGAGATCAGTTAATGGAACTGTGGAAGGCTGAGAAGGTAAAGGCAGTGAACTTGAAACGTTTGGGAAATCAAGCTGAGGCGTTAGATGCCCTTCGACGTGCCAAGCTTTACGAGAAGAAGTTGCAGTCCTTAACTTCAAGATGA